A segment of the Bacteroidota bacterium genome:
GCAGGACAAGATCAAAGAAGATGTCATCAATATTCTTATTCCGCGCGTTAAAGCAAAACTTCCGAAGCGTGTTCAATCATTGTTCGGCAAGAAAATAAAATATCATGTGAATCCTACAGGAAAATTTGTGATAGGCGGTCCGCATGGCGATACCGGTTTGACCGGAAGAAAAATCATCGTAGATACTTATGGAGGAAAAGGCGCGCATGGTGGTGGTGCTTTCTCCGGAAAAGATCCTTCGAAAGTGGATCGCTCTGCTGCTTATGCTACACGCCACATTGCAAAACATCTCGTAGCTGCAGGCGTGTGCGATGAAGTGCTCGTGCAGGTAGCATACGCGATCGGTGTCGCAAGGCCGGTCGGATTGTATGTGAATACCTATGGAACTTCAAAAGTGGATATGAGCGACGGAGCGATCGCAAAAAAAATAGAATCTGTTGCAGCATTCGACATGCGCCCTTATTTCATTGAGAAAAGATTCAATCTCCGCACACCGATCTATAGTGAAACGGCTTCGTACGGACACATGGGAAGAAAATCGCACACCGTCACAAAAATTTTCAACAAAGGAAAAGAGAACGAGAAAAAAGTGACTGTGAAGTTATTTCCCTGGGAAGAATTGAATGCGGTGAGTGAAGTGAAAAAAGCGTTCGGGTTGAAATAGAAGATGGAAGATAGAAGATGGACTTATTTTTCCTGAGGGAACTAATTCATTTTTCTAATACTGCTGCAAGTCCATCTTCCTTTTTCATTTACCCCATTCCCGCTTAAGAAGCGAAAATAAATTACTCCATTCCTCTTCCGTTCCATCAAACAATCCATTCGACCAGGTGAATACTTCCGACGGTTTCAGGTTGAGATTCATTACGGGAATAATATTGAAATGAATATGCGGACAGGTCATCGGTAAATTCTGTTCCGATCCTACACTCGCTATATAACAGCGTGCCGGAGAAAATTTTTTTTCAAGAATGCGCGCCGCTTTCAATGCGTGCTCATTCATGTTTTTCCAGGTTTTATCTTTCAATTCAGAAAATTTTTCGGAATGAATTTTTGCAGCAACAATGATTTGTCCCCAGAAACGCGGATACCTTGAAAGAAAAACAATAGTTTCCTCATCTTCTGCAACGGTAAATTCTGATTTTGTTTTCAGTAATTCACAGAGGAGACAACTTCTATTTGAATTTTCCATTTGCAAACGGGAGAGCGCTTCTTCTTTTGAAATGAAATGCGGCATGATCAGTTTCCTATTTGTTTTTTCTGATCATTAAAAGCTTTGTTCATGGCAGCAGAGATCGCTTTCATGCGTTCAGCTTTAAAGAGATAATAATCATTCGTGAAAGCAATAGAATTGGAATAAGATCCATAAACAGATCCAGGGGAATAATTACTGTAACAATAGTTTGTTCCTACATAACCGTAATAAAATTTATTCCCGTTTTTCGGTTGAATAAGATAATTTTCAAGATCTGACAGTGCGCCGATTTCTTCCTGCATCTCATTCTTAATTTTATCAGTTCCGTATTCCAAGGAAACGATCATCGCTTCATGACAGATCACATATTCACGGTACTGGATCTGAACATTGTGCATTCGCATGGGCTTGCCATACGTTCCCCGAACCCCGGTTTTGTCTCCGGTTTTTTGTCCCGCAAAATAAACTGCAGCGATTCTTTCCGAATGATTCAGAACAAAATTCTCATCCAGTTTATTTCCGTAACAATCTTCATAACGGAAAATAGTATCGCAATACGGAGTAAAAGCAACAATGATGGCGCTGTCTTTCAAAGTTATTTTTAATAATTGATCGCCGTACTTTTCATTTTCCCATCCCATTACCGTCGGCCACGCGCTTGTCCACGCAAATCTTTTTTTCGCATAGCGCGTTTCCCGCAGTAATCGCGCAGTTTTGATCGTATCGTAGATCGAATCCGAAAGTACAAGGTCATAATTGGAAGGCCCGTTTTTCGGCGAGATGCTTCTTGATAATATTTCTTCCCCGCCGCGCAACGCTTCTATTTGTTCGGGTGTTGTCCACGTATAAAATTCTTTCCTGCCGAAATGACTAATGTCCACCGTGTATTTTAAAATTCTTTTTGCAAGAGTAGAATCATCATTGAAGAGAATGCTCTTAATATTCTTGTTCGTTCCCCGAAAGGCGAAAAGAAAAAAAATAAAAACAGGCAAAACGCAATTCAGCTTTTTCATCCGGAATGATTCGACGATCTAAGTTAGTGAATAGGGGGAGAAATAACGGCAAATACCAATATGGAAATACATCCATGAAATTTTATCCTTTCTGGGAACGTAAGAATTATTTTTTTTCATTTCATTCCCCAGGTTAAATTCAGAACTTTACATCAA
Coding sequences within it:
- a CDS encoding methionine adenosyltransferase, with translation MSYLFTSESVSEGHPDKVADQISDALIDNFIAYDPTSKVACETLVTTGQVVLAGEVKSRAYLDVQEIAREVIRKIGYTKAEYMFEANSCGVFSAIHEQSSDINQGVERKNPEEQGAGDQGMMFGYANRDTDNYMPLPLELSHLLLEELAEIRREGKVMKYLRPDSKSQVTIEYNDHHQPIAIDTIVISTQHDDFGSEKAMQDKIKEDVINILIPRVKAKLPKRVQSLFGKKIKYHVNPTGKFVIGGPHGDTGLTGRKIIVDTYGGKGAHGGGAFSGKDPSKVDRSAAYATRHIAKHLVAAGVCDEVLVQVAYAIGVARPVGLYVNTYGTSKVDMSDGAIAKKIESVAAFDMRPYFIEKRFNLRTPIYSETASYGHMGRKSHTVTKIFNKGKENEKKVTVKLFPWEELNAVSEVKKAFGLK
- a CDS encoding HIT family protein; the encoded protein is MPHFISKEEALSRLQMENSNRSCLLCELLKTKSEFTVAEDEETIVFLSRYPRFWGQIIVAAKIHSEKFSELKDKTWKNMNEHALKAARILEKKFSPARCYIASVGSEQNLPMTCPHIHFNIIPVMNLNLKPSEVFTWSNGLFDGTEEEWSNLFSLLKREWGK